The genomic region GAGAGTGTGGAGAGAGCATTCAATGGAAATTGAGGGGTGTGCAGGCTCCCAGCATGTTAATATTTGGTGATATTTACCAATGTGTTTGATTTCCTCAGTTAATTTCTCCTGCAGTATCTCGATAAGGTCAATCCTGTCCTCTTTGTAGGAGACGTTGGCGGGATTGTTGCACGACGCAGCGATGGCCAGGGAGTACAGAGCGACCAAACCTGAGGAGAAGTTGTCACCTGATTGGTGAAGAAGAGTAAACATACTGAGAAATCATCgcaacaggccgtttggcccatcatgaGGATGGGAACCTCTTACCCATGCTCTTCATCACACTGGTCACTAGGATCCTTTTGCTCCTGACGTCCTTCATGTGCTCAGCCAACGTCCCCCTCCCCTTTCAAATGAATCAAGATTATTAACCTGGAGCATTCCCTGTGGGAGGCAGATCCACATTCCCCTCCCCGTCCCCCCTCCTCATCCAGGGGGAAGTCTTCTCCCCGGGCTCCCCAGTTGGATTTCTTCCTGCTTGTCATCCCAATAGTTCAGGGCTGTGGGCTCAACCATGTAACCATGGGGACTCAGTGATTAGCGC from Chiloscyllium plagiosum isolate BGI_BamShark_2017 unplaced genomic scaffold, ASM401019v2 scaf_739, whole genome shotgun sequence harbors:
- the LOC122545974 gene encoding transcobalamin-1-like, whose product is MFTLLHQSGDNFSSGLVALYSLAIAASCNNPANVSYKEDRIDLIEILQEKLTEEIKHIVNTSFPLTNYYQVSLDVLTLCVLERELPQDSVQTLSDAAMKNKFKYGKEFSVGKDTLY